CACTCATAGTTTCATTGATATTACCACAGTTAAAGAGAGGGGCTACCAAGCTAGGCATTGTCCACTAGTTAGAGTAATAGTGGCTGATGGGAATTATGTCATGTGCACTTCCATTTGCACAGGATATCAGTGGAAAATGCAAGGTAGACTCTTCCAGGAAAAATTACTAATCATTCCACTTGGAGGCTGTGACATGGTGATGGGAAATGATTGGATGAAGAAGCATAATCCAACCAAGTTTGACCATGAGAAGATGTGTGTTACCATTGGCTAGAAGGGAAACAAACTAGTATTGCAAGGTATCTCTGAAGATGGTAAGTTGAATATGATTTCCAGTAGAACGATGGGAAAAATGTTAAAGAAATTGCAAGCCCTGATAGCTCATCTATTCATGATGAATTCCTTGGGGACAGAAGATTAGAAGCCAGTAGGAGAGGCGATTAAGGAGGTGTTGCATCAATAGCCTGATGTGTTTGCAGTATggctgggcatatatcgggtataaGTTATAACCGATAAACCGAACCGATAAAATGTTATTGGGTTATCAGTATCAGGTTATTGGGCAAATAGTTCGATAACAGTTTAATTTTATTTGACTaatgggttatcggttcgggtcTCGGTTTATCCAATTTTATTAACGGTTTAACCGATAGCCCAATAAGCTTtatcaaaattataattttacccACTAAGTATATAAAACCACCTTATGGCTTCATTCTCTCAATTCTCTCGATAGTTACTCTTCATCTTCTGACCTTAATCCTTAGAGTAAGTTTTAAACTTTTCTGaatttctcattttaatttttcaaTTATGTTTTTTAGTTTTAAACTTTAGAGAATTAATTGTtcagatttttagtttttctatttgtttcttttgttgcacTGATTCTTTAGTATTTACaagattaggattttattatttttctatgaATTATGCCTGCTCGCAGTGAGATAGTTAGTAAGATTAGATTGTTGAATGTCTTATCCCTTACTCCtattaacttataattttaaaaattaagatCATTCATTGAAATTTTCAAATGCAAAGAAAGTTTTTTCTAAGTTGAAATTTAATCCCTCTTCTCTTAAGAGGAAAAATTCAATTCCTTTCTCTTAATAATATGGTCACGATTCCTATAATAAATTTTTGGATAGTTTTTATTCTTATCAGGTAAACCGATAAGGATTGATAACCGACTAACCGATACTCAATAAATAATATCTTATCAGTTCGGTTATCGATTTAGTATATTTATAAATCGATAACCGATATAAAGAACCGATAATATTCACAACTGAACCGAActgaccgatgcccacccctagttTGCAAAACCCAAATCTTTACCCCTTGTCAAGACCTTAGATCACATCATTCCTCTAAAGCTTGGAGCCATGTCAGTCAGCCTGAGGCCTTACAGATACAACTACTATCAGAAGGATAAGTTGGAAAGGCAGGTTAAGAAGATGCTCACTAATGGCATAATATAGCATAGTCAATCACCCTTCTCATCATCAACATTGCTTATCAAAAAGAAGGATGGGACTTGAAGTTTCTGTGTAGATTATAGAGGGCTGGATGACATCACAGTAAAGGACAAGTATCCTATACCTATTATGGATGACCTCTTAGATGAACTAAGTTGATATGTGATCTTTTCCAAGGTAGATTTGAGAGATGGTTATCATCAGATCAGAATGAGGTTAGAAGATGCATATAAGATAGCTTTCAGAACTCATTTAGGCTATTATGAGTTCAATGTGATGATATTTGGATTAACAAATGCATCAGCTACCTTTCAATCTTTGATGAATCAGGTTTTTCAACCTTTCCTTCGAAAGTTTGTATTGGTCTTTTTTGATGACATCCTTATTTACAATTTAGCTGAAAGAGATCATGTGACTCATCTAATTGCTGTCTTTGCTTCCTTAAAGGAACATTCCTTATTTGCTAAAAAGTCTAAATGCTCATTTGGTCAGTCTAAAGTTGAGTACTTAGGACATATCATAACTGCTGAAGGAGCGTCTACTGATCCATCTAAAATACAAGCTATGCTCGACTGGCCTAGACCAAACTCAGTGAGGGCACTTAGGGTATTCTTGGGATTGACTGGATACTGTAGGAAGTATATTGCTAACTATGAAATCATTTGTAGACCCTTAATTGACTTACTCAAAAGGGATGCTTTTAAATGGAATGATGAAGCTGATCTAGCCTTTACAACTCTCAAGAAAGCTATATCTTCTACACTAGTGTTGGCCTTACCTGACTACATTAAGGAGTTCATAGTGGAGACATATGCCAGTCAAGGTGGCATTGGAGTTGTGCTTATGCAAGAGGGTAGACTAATAACCTATTTTAGCAAGGTTTTGTATCAAAGGCACAGGGGTAACTCAATCTATGAGAAGGAGTATATGGACTTGTTGAATGCAGTTGACAAGTGAAGGCGCTATTTACAGTACATGCATTTTGTGGTTAGAACTGACCACCATAGCTTGAAATACCTCCTGGAACAAAAAGTTACTTTTGCTTTACAACAGAAGGGATTGACCAAGTTACTTGGGCTGGATTATGAAGTACAGTACAAGAAAGGGGCTGAAAATAGGGTAGTTGATGCCTTCTCTAGGCAACAGGAAGATTCAGAATGTCACATAGGCCAATCTCAAGGAACATTGCAGGCAATCAGTGTCTCAGTTCCTTCTTGGATGCAGGAGATAACACACAGTTATAAAGGAGACTCTAAAGCTACAGAAGTGATCAGTCAGACAACAGTAACTCTACAAGGACCTAACATTTGGCATTACACTTCTAGCATACTCAGAAGAAAGGGAAAGATCTATATTGGTACTAATGGCGATCTCAAAACTCAGCTGATCTCCACATTCTATGATTCTCCTATAGGTGGACGTTCAGGACAGCTTGGAACTCTAAAAAGGTTATCACAGGTGTTCTATTGGCCTAGAATAAAGTAGATGGCCATTGACTATGTGGCCAACTATGATATTTGCCTCAAGAGCAAGGATGACAACACGACCTATCCAGGATTATTGTAGCCTCTACCCATTCCTAACTAAGCTTGGAGCCACATTAGTATGGACTTCATAGAAGGTTTACCCAAGTCCCAGAACAAAGAAGTGATCCTTGTACTGGTTGATCGAATGACCATGCCCATTTCATAGCTCTTGCTCACCCTTATATAGTAGCAACAGTAGCTGATGTGTTCTGGAAGAGGATACATTGCTTACATGGCACTCTTGAGTCAATAGTAACTGACAGAGATAAAGTATTCCTAAGCAACTTTTGGAAATCCTTATTCAAGCTATTGGGGACTCAACTACACTACAACACTACTTACCACCCTCAAAGTGATGACCAAACTGAAAGAGTCAATAAATGTTTAGAGAACTATCTCGGGTGCATGACTGCTAGTAGACCAACACAATGAAAGCAATGGCTGACTGCTGCAAAATGGTGGTACAACACCAACTTCCACACCAGCCTGCAATGCACCCCTTTGAGGCCTTGTATGGTTACACTCCCCCTCAACTATCCTTAGGACCCTTATTGGAGACAGTGTTACAAGGTGCTGAAGATACAGTGATGAGAAGGCAACAGATGCAACAACTATTGAAAGACAACCTCATTAAAGCTCAAGAAAGGATGAAATACTATGCTGACAAAAGAAGTTCAGATAGGGAATTCCAAGTGGGTGACATGGTCTATTTGAAACTGCAACCTTATAGACAAACATCCCTTGTATTGAGAAAGAACCTAAAACTGAGCTCTAGGTATTATGGCCCCTATAAGATTCTGGCTAGAGTTGGTATAGTGGCTTACAAATTAGACCTTCCTCCTGAATCCAAAGTCCACCCTGTGTTCCATGTCTATATACTCAAGAGGAAGGTGGATAATAGAGCGGTAGTGCAGACCACTCTGCCTATCACGGGTAAAGATGGCCAATTCTTAGTAAAGACAATGGCAATTCTACAAAGGCAGCTAATAAAGAGGAACAATGCTGTTGTGGTTAGTGTATTGGTGCAATGGTCAAATCTACCTCCAGAAGATGCCACGTGGGAGGATTATCAGTTCATCAAAGCCAAGTTTCCAAACTTCGACTCCAACCCTTGAGGACAAGGACTCTTTGAAGAGGTGGGGTATGTAATGATCCATTAATTCCCAAAAATATCATTGTTGTTAGTTGGGTTCAAAGTGAAAAGTTGAAGATCGGCTGTAACAGAAATCATGAAAGGGAGTTAACAGAAATTCATATACACTATTGAAATTAAATTAGAGTTAATAAGCTACAAGGACCAGGATGAGGCTACATCAGCTTGTAATTGTTATAACCACCTTCAACGGAAAGAGAAGGCAACAATCATCACGTCAATATTCTCTCTTCTCTTTCCTCACTCAATCTCTGTTCTCTCTCTCTCGATTCTCTTCTAGCTTCTCCTTCTTTCTTCTTCATTCTGCAGATTTCCTCAACTATGGAATTCCAATTTAGGAGATAGTTATTTTCATTTTACCATTGTAGTTCAACTTCTTTTTTTCATTAATATAAACAGAAAATTATCCCAAAATTCCTTTTAATTCTGTAATTTAGTTGTTTAAATTCTTTAGTTCTCATTGAGATCATTACATAATGGAAATGTGGACTAGGCTACCGTACATTACTACGTGATTCTTATGACCACACATACTCAAGATCACTAACTAGACCAGATCTTGAACCTAGATTTAATGGTATGCACCAAATTATAGAACCAATTTTGTTTGGGTACATATCCTAATGTGCTTAAAAGAAACATGACAAACATCTACAACAGACCAGGATGGTGGAAAAGCTAAAACGTCATAAAGGGACATGGTCACATCTTCAGATCATATGGTTTTAACCCCAAACGATAACCAATCCAACATAGAGCTGTCAGAATCTTTTTCAGAAGAAGGAGAAGCAATGGCAAATTTAATACACCCCCTCACTCGAGGCATTAAATTGATCAATCTTATGGAGGATGATAAATAAAGAATTTATGAACCATAGCAATATTTCATCATTATCAAACTGTTTGGCAAATGCATGATGCACCAATACTTAAAAAAAATCAAGAGCTTTGGAGACCAATGAAAATCTTCTCCTTAATCGATCTGGgagaagattattttatcatcaaattcaaaaaaaggaaaatatggagaaaacacttcatcaAGGCCCATAGTTTGTAAATGGGAATTACCTTTCTGTGATCAGATGGAAACCAAACTTTATGGCTGCCAACGAAAAACTAACTACCTCAACAATATAGATTAGATTGCCACAATTACCAACAGAGTTTTATGATGGAAaaatatttgagaaaattggcAATTCCATTAGTCGTTTACTGAAAATTAATGTTTGCACATCAACAACAATGATGGGTCACTATGCTAGGCTCTATGTGGAAATTTCGTTGGATCTCCCAGTGCAACCATTCATCTATATTGGTACTCATAAGCAGTATATTCACTATGAAGAAAAAAATCTACTATGTATGAAATGTGGAAGATGGGGACACCCCTCTACTATATGTATGTTTAGCCAGCAAAACACAAAATTAAACTCCTGCTCAGATACTACTACACTAAGGTCAATCGAGGAGAACCAAGAGGGCAAATGGAAAACGGTCACTTTCAACAAAGGTAAGAGACAGAATGTGACAAAAAATCTGGCAAATAACCACACCCCAAAGGAGAATATCCAAGGTCCAGGTATCTTAGTAAATCTATACAATACAAACACAGGTAAGTACATCAATACTCAAGTTTTACAATATAAATCAAAAGACCCTGCTAAGAACATTACAACCAGGAAGAATATAGACAAACCCACTCTTCCAATCCAAAACCACTTCAACATCCTAGATGAAGAGCACATGGTTTTGGACGAaattaaaataaatgaaaaaaatattccTCCTAAAACCTCCCATGCAATTAGCCATATGGACACAAAAGGCAAATGACCTGGCAATACCAAACTCATACGTGCCTACTTCTACTAGTAATGAAAAAAGTGACATGCTAATAGATATTAACAAagatattgtaagcacgtgatttttgaccttccccgAGGATTTTTACATTTtgttagcataaatatgtaattgggtctaatatagccattttaactattttactttatttcgttgcaaaaagaaaaaatcacaaaaatacatatacaaattttagtttatgtatttctcataaacttgaaaaaaatacaaaaattgtactttattttggtactttatataaattcgaaaatcacaaaaatatagttctattaatgtttgcagtcattataattttgaaaaaatacaaaaaaatattacttcatattttatctttacatataaaaacgaaaattacaaaaatagttttagtaatattttgtagctattttaaatcttgaaaaaatatttaaaaaaaagatatagtgttgtttaaatattagtcttatttttggtagttgttttgcttacatagggctagttaagcaacgtttcctatttctcgggtccgggcaaaagaataatattcgggttcaaactacccggttttaggcctaatttcggacctagcccataataaaccgagtccaggacacatggggaaccccaccacgcatggaggacacaaaccttgaaccccaccacgcgtggggctcatttttctgggcattgtgtatcaaatacacggacaaggcCAAAACATGGGGGGActgattttttaaaatttgagaGGAGGAGactattcatcttcttcctcttttgaaagaagaagaagaaaaacaaaaaacccTACTGTCCTACACCCAAAACCACCACTCCCTCACGTAAAACCATCCTCGCACCCCGTCGTCACCcccaccaaacaccaccaccctcGTTCCACCTCCAAACCAGTCGCTCCAGTTGACCCCCTCTCCGTCACGACCCCTCCAGTAaaccaccaaacgacccttcaaCCACCATCTCCTCACGTCGCCACCAGCTTCCTCAGCATCGTCAAACCACCCAAACTGCCTACGACcattcctcctcctcctagctccatcgTCGACAGCCCGTCGCAACCAACTCCCACCTCCATCACCACCTGCTGAACCAAGCAGCCCCACGACCATTTTTCTCCTTCGCCGTAGCCAAGAACCAGCCCGCCATTTTCAGTCCAACGAGCAGCTATTGCTGCATGCCAAGCAGTCGTAGCTGCATTTTCGAGCAGCGGTGGGTTGCTGCGATCTTGcttggccgagttttctgttttccgtcgaggtcgactttggttcgtcgaggtccggtatgtCGAgatgctgtccgaggttccgtcgttgttcttcgttcagagaggtccggcttgagttccgtcgggatcgtgtttgtcgttctgaggttgttgaggttcaaaggttagtaaacctcaagtattggataaggaaatgttacgttaaatgttcgaagatgcaatatagaaattggtatgataattttctgctcgtgttttcatcgtatgcattttgttcattttgcgttgtgttattcttgtttatttgatatcatttaattaagttgggctagtcattctatgacacaagtttgatgtTAATTTGTTCGCGGTCTTTTTCTTAGTTCGTTCGGGCaaaattagcattagtacttgttgttaccacttccgaaacacccattcaccagacttattttattaaattttgataagttatgagattttagttgtaaagaagccgtaaggtttagtattgttaaaggcgtaaaaatgacatccttttaaaaaaaatatataaaaataaaaataaataataataataaaaaagcgagacaagcttcgccaaaaataaaaaatgtacagattacggagccctcacaaaaatatatatattaaaataattagaattcgggacatgccgtttagcaaattttacggccttccccaaaataacaatgcgctagttgcattagccgtaaactaataactaataagttacgtttttcagcatgtaaataattaagagattttcttttattttagagacgaacttaatagaaaatatagtcattgtaggtttatcctttaaaaataaaaatgagacgagcctcgccaaataaaacgtatagattgcggggccctcacaaaatgtatggtttaattagaattcggaaggaccgtttagcgaatttcacggtcttccccaaaataataacgcgatagtctctttaggcgcgtgtttaatattttactttcttaagcctgggtgtgcatttcatgcgacccgaatccaaatcccaaaacatcaaataaaacgtgttccggattgtgggtgcatttcatgtgacgcagtccaaagacgtgttttaagcgatgttcacatttcttttaaaaacaataataataaagcggttaaaagataaaatttgcacataagttcatatttgtataaaatcagataatcaagccgaatataacagttgagcgaccgtgctagaaccacggaactcgggaatgcctaacaccttctcccgggttaacagaattccttatccgaatttctggtacgcagactgtaatatggagtcattcttttcctcgatttgggattaaaattggtgacttgggacaccctaaatctcccaagtggcgactctgaaataaataaaccaatcccgtttcgattgtcctttaattggaaaaaactcccttgtaccctcgcgggtgcggaaaaaggaggtgtgacagctctggcgactctgctggggatgtaacccagaaccactggttcagggttagaaattcgagcttagaataattgttattatttggctttatttattatctgattttattacatgttttgagcctaatgtgctaaatgttgcttttaccgctttgatattacgtgaactgtatataaactgtgccgaaacccctatcctttctgagtcttctaaatcatgaagaagggtgtacttcgtatgacttcttttctgtatagtgtcaaatcccaatttagaacgaggttcggataagttgctaagccggtgaagcttctgtattcccggtacgctgcccccctcggctcgagctgtccgctcgggtaagccaggtctagatcaaacacccaggttttgaacctagaataactcagcttcatgccgaatccctagtaggaacgtttatttgcatcatgtgcatttgacttaggggactcaacacaggggttgggtccttctaggacaagcaacctgaaaataatagaccagctttgggcatcctatgtgctacatgttgtatttagtcaagggcgaaagggtcatttggtcatttccagcctgattttattttaatcaaagcatggagAACATTtatggaatccaagaagccttggaattcccgatgtcccccacgcttcatttttgggaaaaagcacatggggaacatttgtggaatccaagaagtcttggaattccatatgtcccccatgcttcatattttgggaaaagcgcatggggaacatttgcggaatccaagatgtcttggaaatccttatgtctcccatgccacatttttgaaaataataataaattaaatatgtatatatatatatatatatatatatatatatatatatgaaaaaaggaaaaagcatgaaaattcaaaaagattttgtatgttgtcatcattttccacatattaGAAAaccgtgaaaaagaggagaaaataacagcgtaGAGAAAAAGTCCGAGTACAGTCgaagctctgccgaaattttgagaaaataaaaaaaaaatgtcttattaaaGTTGTTTTATTAGCAAgcctttttttgaaaaaatgtcaaaaagtcCAAAAAGTCCAAAAGTTTTattatgttaaaaaaaaaaagggagtcgggcgttgaaagtggttttattattgcatatatatatatatatatataaaatccaaaaagtttttctttatttccaaaaaatgtatatatatctttatctgttgcaagaacatttgtcttgccaaaagtttttagaatccccattttcaaaacaaataatccaaaaatattttccattattgacttctttagaaagtctttctaattgttttttttaaaataaaataaaaaaaatataatataaaaaacaaatccgaaaatattttgattcttctttcaaaaattgaaaagaaaattcaaaaaaaacattttagaagcatttcttttattaaaggtataattccaaaaaatatattcttctttttctttagaataaaaaataatgcaaatgaaaattcaaaaaatatatcttagaagtgtttcttttaaaaagaaaatcaatcaaaaatcaaaaaaaatacttcctttcttcttttgaagcagttctttcacaaattccaattaaaaaaaatgttagttcatttacttattcatgatctgcccgaactacgcgggtttgattctcaccggatgtgagatacgtaggcaacccttatcgggtccaacccccaatttgctaaaatagccaaaaacaaaaataaataaataaaaaatgtgtcaaaattttaatttggtcataaacaagtcgggcggtgtccaacctccccttttgctaaaaatagccaataaaaaaacatgtcaaattttaattttgtcataaagaagtcgggtgacgctgttttatcaagacatagccgaatgttcccgaaagggacgccggaaggctgactttgcataaacagccacctttgggtcattttttaagatttggtccagttgacccacacagccttaaaaatcttcgtccccgagacgttgacaggccgtgtttgcaatattgagtttcctatttttgaaaaacaataaaagagtcataactaagtcaggagatgctgtttgtcataaatagccgaatgttcccgaaagggacgccggaaggctgactttgcgtaaacagccaccttttgggtcatgtctaggagtttggtccagttgacccacacagccttaaaaagcttcgtccccgagacgtcgaaaggccgt
This sequence is a window from Nicotiana sylvestris chromosome 3, ASM39365v2, whole genome shotgun sequence. Protein-coding genes within it:
- the LOC138887011 gene encoding uncharacterized protein, producing the protein MHFVVRTDHHSLKYLLEQKVTFALQQKGLTKLLGLDYEVQYKKGAENRVVDAFSRQQEDSECHIGQSQGTLQAISVSVPSWMQEITHSYKGDSKATEVISQTTVTLQGPNIWHYTSSILRRKGKIYIGTNGDLKTQLISTFYDSPIGGRSGQLGTLKRLSQVFYWPRIK
- the LOC138887012 gene encoding uncharacterized protein; the encoded protein is MADCCKMVVQHQLPHQPAMHPFEALYGYTPPQLSLGPLLETVLQGAEDTVMRRQQMQQLLKDNLIKAQERMKYYADKRSSDREFQVGDMVYLKLQPYRQTSLVLRKNLKLSSRYYGPYKILARVGIVAYKLDLPPESKVHPVFHVYILKRKVDNRAVVQTTLPITGKDGQFLVKTMAILQRQLIKRNNAVVVSVLVQWSNLPPEDATWEDYQFIKAKFPNFDSNP
- the LOC138887010 gene encoding uncharacterized mitochondrial protein AtMg00860-like, encoding MRLEDAYKIAFRTHLGYYEFNVMIFGLTNASATFQSLMNQVFQPFLRKFVLVFFDDILIYNLAERDHVTHLIAVFASLKEHSLFAKKSKCSFGQSKVEYLGHIITAEGASTDPSKIQAMLDWPRPNSVRALRVFLGLTGYCRKYIANYEIICRPLIDLLKRDAFKWNDEADLAFTTLKKAISSTLVLALPDYIKEFIVETYASQGGIGVVLMQEGRLITYFSKVLYQRHRGNSIYEKEYMDLLNAVDK